One Natrinema longum genomic window, TGGACGGGGCACTGCGGAGCCGACTAGTACCGTTCGACCCTGCAGTACGGGCGTAGACCGCCACTAGCGCCGACGGGCTGACCCGAACCGACACCCATCGAGATGACGCCTCGAGTGGCGGCGTTCCGACAGCGTGAACGATCCGGGCTCGGCCCCGACGGCGATCCAGTCCGGAGCCCTGCCCCGATGAGGACGGGAACGGCCGCTCGGCCGTTCACACGTCTCGAACGCGACGCCGCAGATGGGCCCGGTGAGGCGTGTACTGACGGCGGGACCGCCGGTGGGAGGACCGAGCACGCGCACCGAGACGGGTGCCACGCCCCGATCGCCACTCGATTCCAGTACGATTTCGAGAAATAAAGTCGATCGGTGACGGATCGAACGAAACGGCGTTCACACATTCCGAACGCTTATGCGTCGACGGAACGGGACTTCGGACCATGACGGACGAACGCCCCCGGCCGGTCAAGACGACGAAAACGTCGCTCGCGCTCGTTCGGGCGGTCCGAAACAGCGACGGGGCCACGCTGAGCGAGCTGGCCACCCGCCTCGAGTTGGCGAAAAGCACCGTCCACAATCACCTCCACACGCTGGTCGACGAGGGGTTTCTCGTCCGCGACGGGGACACCTACCACGTCGGCCTCGAGTTCCTCCCGTTCGGCGAGCACGCGCGGGAGCGAAATCCGCTGTACGCGACGGCCCGAAGACGGGTCTACTCCCTCGCCGAAGAGACCGGACACGAAGCCGACTTCATCGTCGAAGAGAACGGCCGCGCGTACTCACTCGAGTACGCGATCGGCGAGTCGAGCCGACGCGGGTTCTCGGAGCTGGGACCGTTTCGGGCGGGGAACCGGTTTTATATGCACAACTGCGCCTCGGGCAAGGCCATGCTGGCATCGATGCCCGAGCCCCGCATCCGAGCGATCCTCGATCGGTGGGGGCTTCCGTCGACGACCGACCAAACCCTCACCGACGAAACGGCGCTGTTCGACGAACTCGCGGCGGTCCGAGACCGCGGCTACGCGATCAACGACGAGGAACTGATCGACGGGTACCGGTCCGTCGGCGCTTCCGTGACGAACCCCGACGGCGAGGTCGTCGGCGCGTTCTCGATCGGCGGTCCGACCTACCGCATGGCCGTCGACGAATCGACCACGGAAGAGATCGGACGGCTGTTACTCGACGAAATCGAGTCGCTCGAGTCGGAACTGTTCCGATAGCATTACACACATATGAGTGTAATCAACATCGTACGCAGAACGGCCGAGGAAACTTTTTTGATGTTTGTTGATAAAAATGGATGTAGCAGTCAAGAATAGTAAATTACAATCATACTATGCGGTCTCAGCGCTCGAGGTCTCGTCCCGCCCGAAATAGAAGTCACGGAGCCGTCGGATATCCGTCGGTCAATCGGAGCGATCGATAGAACCCGCAGTGTCGTCGCCATCGGGTCCGGGCGCGGCCCCGAAGGGAGACGTGTTTTATCTACAGGAGCGGTGTGAGTACTCTCGTTCGGTTCGGAATCGACCACCGCGGACGAACAGCGATCGATGGACCGCAACACTGTTTCGTCGATCGGAACGGAACCGGACCGACCCCGTTTCGGACGGTTCTCTGCCGCGTTCTATTATACGCCTAATATTTCATATTTCGCATCTATTTGTGGCTCGATGGAGAGGAGAAGGATAGAATAAACGTCTATATAGTTTCTAAAGGACGCGGTACAGTCGACCAGCGCCGAAACAGGGGCCCGGTTTCGGGAGGGACGCCACGGAGGCCCACTGCTCGCCCACCCCCTCTCCGCACGCTGTCGCTCTCGCCAACCGTAACGCGAAAGACGGCTCGCTCGAACGAGTACATATGAGCGACGACGACGGCATCCAGCGCGCCAGCGACGTCGGATCGAGCGACGCGCCGCCGGTGTCGGAGAAACCGTACAAGATCATCTTCGAGGCGAACAAGTGCTTCGGTGCGGGCAAGTGCGCCGAGGTCAGCGCCAACTGGGAGATGTCCATCGCCTCCGGCATGGCCCAGCCCACCGAGTACTTCTTCGGCGAGGAGGACCTCGAGCACAACGTCCGCGCCGCGGAGGTCTGCCCGGCGAAGAAAGACGACGGCTGTATCCACGTCGTCGACCGCCGGACCGACGAGGAGATCGCGCCGGATCCCCACGGCGACGGGACGTTGAGCGTCGACTGGTAAGGGCACGAATCGAAACGCACATCCCGACTCCGGGCCAATCCTCGAGTGCACTTCTGTGCGAGGGTAGCCAAGCAGGCCAACGGCGGTGGGCTTAAGACCCGCTCTCGTAGGAGTCCTTGGGTTCAAATCCCAACCCTCGCATGTCGCTGCGCACAACTCGCAAGCAGCGACTGCGTTCTTGGATTTGAATCAGACCGAGGTTCTGCGAGCACCGCGAGCAGGTTCTCGGGCGTGGTTCAAATCCCAACCCTCGCATGTCGCGGCGAACGTATCGTGAGCGACTGCGGACGATCGATTCCGGACAGTTCAACTCGGAAGCCGTCCCCGCCACTCGAGGACGGCGAGGACGGCGATCGTGGCGGCGAGGAAAAGCGCGGCGCTGGCGAACACCGCGTCGTAGGAGTAGCCCCGCTCGATGAAGGCTCCGAGGGCGGAGGAACCGAGCGCCTGCGTCAACATCCAGGCGGAGCTGAACGCGGCGTAGGCGCTGCCACGCGTCGAATCGGGGAGCGTATCGAGGAGGTAGGTGTCCGTGGCCGGGAACAGGGCGTGGACGACGAACCCGAGGATCACGGTGATCACGCCGATCGCGAGCAGGCCTTCGACGAGCGTCAGCGCGAGCAGACACGCGGAGAACGCGCCGACGATTCCGAGCAGGTACGGCACGTGGGGGAGTCTGTCGGCCAGATCGCCGCCGACGAAAAACGCGGGAACGCCCGACGCGAAGACGACCGTGAGCATCGCGCCCGCCGTTCGATCGGAGAGCCCTTTCGACTGCATGTACAGTTCGTAGAAGTTGAACACGCCCTGCCAGACGAACACCGCCGCGCCGACGATCGCCAGTCCCGTGACGATGATGCGCCACTCCGAAAGCGCACTGCCGAGGAAGTCGCGGTCTTCTTCGCCCGCCGCCGGCATCTCGGTGTCCCTCGCAGCGAGCCACGTGTAGCCCGTTATCACTGCCGCGCCGACGGCGATCGCCCACAGCGAGAGTCGCCAGTCGACGAGCAGCGTCAGCGCGACGAACGGCGCGGCGATCACCGCCGCGATCTGGCTGGCCGCCCCGTGAATTCCCATGACACGCCCGACGCGGGACGGGTACAGTTCGCTCACGAGCGGATTCGCCGCGACGAAGTATATCCCGGAGGCGATCCCCATGAGGAAGGCACCGGCCATGAGGTGCCGGACCGTCGTCGCGGTCGCGGCCAGTCCGGACGAAACCGCGAGAACGAGCCCGGAGGCGACCACGACGCGGTGTCTCGGAACCTTCGTCAGGAGCCAGCCGGTCGGCAGTCGAAGGGATGCGCTCCCGACCCAGACGAGCGTCGCGATCAATCCGGCAGTGGCCTCCCCGATCGGGAACTCGGTGATGAACACGTCCAGAAGCGGTGCGAAGACGATTCTGGCGAGATTGACGAGAAAGACGAGGCCACAGAGGGACGCGAAGAGTCGGGAACGAGGCACAGTCGGTGTTTCCGACAGCGGGCCTCAAGCGTTCCGAAAGCGAACGCCTCTGTGCCGAACTCCCTCCAGCCGTCAGAACGGGTACTCTCGAGGCTCGTGTTGAACCGAGATCCACTTCGTCGTCGTTAGCTCGTCCAAGATCTGCTCGCCGTTGTACCGGCCCATGCCAGACTGCTTCATCCCGCCGAAGGGAACGTGGGGCTCGTCGTTGATCGGCTGGTCGTTGATGTGGATCATGCCCGTCTCGATCCCGTCCGCGATCCGGCGGGCCTGCTCCACGTCCTCGCTGTGAACCGACCCCGACAGCCCGTGGATCGTATCGTTTGCCAGTTCGATCGCTTCCTCGTCGCTCGAGTACGGAATGACCGGCGCGACGGGGCCGAAGTGTTCGTTGCACGCCGCCGCCATGCCGTTATCGGCGTCGGAGAGCACGGTGGGTTCGACGACCAGCCCGTCCGCGTCACCGCCGGTCTCGAGGGTCGCACCCTCGTCGACGGACCGTTCGACGTAGTCGACGATCTGATCGCGCTGGCTCTCGTCGATGATGGGGCCGATGACCGTATCGCCGTCCGTCGGGTCGCCGGTCGGCAGCGAGGCGGCCCGGTCGGCGAGTGCATCGACGTAGTCGTCGTAGATGGACTCGTGGACGAGGTGGCGGTTCGTCGAAATGCAGATCTGCCCCTGATGGAGGAACGAACCGAAGACGCCGCCATCGACGGCGCGATCCAGATCGGCCTCGTCGGTGACCACGTGGACGTTGTTCCCGCCGAGCTCGAGCGCGGGGAGCGCGCAGTTGCCCGCCGCTTTCTCGGCCACGCGCTGGCCGATCTCGGTCGAGCCGGTAAAGGCGAGGACCCGGGGGACCTCGTGGCCGGCGACCGCGTCGCCGATCTCGGAACCGCGCCCGGGAACGACGCTGAGGACGCCCTCGGGAACGCCGGCTTCCTCGAAGATCCGCGCGAGCAGGAGCCCGCCCGTGATCGGCGTGTTCGAGGCCGGTTTGAGGACGACCGCGTTCCCGGCCGCGATCGCGGGCGCGACCGCCCGCATCGAGAGGTGCAGCGGGAAGTTCCACGGGGAGATGACCCCGACGACGCCGACCGGCACTCGCTCGGCGATGTTCTCCTTCCCCGGGGTGATCGAGTCCATGTGCTGGCCGTCCATCCGGAAGGGGTAGCTCGCCGCCTGCTGCATCATCCCCCGCGCAGTTCCCAACTCGGCCTCGGACTTGACCTGCGTGCTGCCGGATTCGACGGCCAGCAGTTCGGCGATCTCCTCGCGGTGTGCGTCGACGAACTCGATGGCGGCGTTGAGTACGCCGGCTCGAGCCTGCGGCGGCTGCTGGCTCCACGCGTCCTGTGCCTCGGCGGCGGCCTCGTAGGCCCGATCGACGTCGGCCTCGGTGCCCGCCGGGATGGTCGCGATCTCTTCGCGCGTGTAAGGATTCTCGTCGACGATCGCGTCCCGGTCGCCGGTGTCGGTCCACTCGCCCGCGAGATACAACGACTCCCAGCCGCCTTCGGGTTCGAGGGGGAGATCAGTCATGCGGGCGCACTATCCCACCGGCGAAGAAAAGCACCAGACCGGCAGTCGCAACCAACGTCCGGGCGAACGTCCCGTCACTCGACCGGCTTTCCCGCTCGAATCGGCGGCCCGGCGAGTGGTGTCGGCCACTCCTCAGGCGAGCCGTTGGGGGAGCAGTACCGCAAGCGACACGTAGATCACCGCCGCGATGACGGACGTGGCGAGGACGCCGAGGAGGAGCGTCTGGGAGACGAGTCCCCAGGCGAACAGGAGGATTCCGGCCGGCATGAGTGCGAGCCCAGCCGCCGCCCGGTGGAAGCGACGGAGCGGATGGGACGTGTCCATCGGCGGTGTCTCCTCGGGAGTGTGAGTTCCGTCGTCCGCCATCGCCACGGGAAGGAATAGGTACGTCCCGAGGCCGACCAGGAGTCCGACGAACGCACCGAACACGAGATCGTCGAACAACAGGAGGC contains:
- a CDS encoding IclR family transcriptional regulator, producing the protein MTDERPRPVKTTKTSLALVRAVRNSDGATLSELATRLELAKSTVHNHLHTLVDEGFLVRDGDTYHVGLEFLPFGEHARERNPLYATARRRVYSLAEETGHEADFIVEENGRAYSLEYAIGESSRRGFSELGPFRAGNRFYMHNCASGKAMLASMPEPRIRAILDRWGLPSTTDQTLTDETALFDELAAVRDRGYAINDEELIDGYRSVGASVTNPDGEVVGAFSIGGPTYRMAVDESTTEEIGRLLLDEIESLESELFR
- a CDS encoding ferredoxin, with the translated sequence MSDDDGIQRASDVGSSDAPPVSEKPYKIIFEANKCFGAGKCAEVSANWEMSIASGMAQPTEYFFGEEDLEHNVRAAEVCPAKKDDGCIHVVDRRTDEEIAPDPHGDGTLSVDW
- a CDS encoding MFS transporter — protein: MPRSRLFASLCGLVFLVNLARIVFAPLLDVFITEFPIGEATAGLIATLVWVGSASLRLPTGWLLTKVPRHRVVVASGLVLAVSSGLAATATTVRHLMAGAFLMGIASGIYFVAANPLVSELYPSRVGRVMGIHGAASQIAAVIAAPFVALTLLVDWRLSLWAIAVGAAVITGYTWLAARDTEMPAAGEEDRDFLGSALSEWRIIVTGLAIVGAAVFVWQGVFNFYELYMQSKGLSDRTAGAMLTVVFASGVPAFFVGGDLADRLPHVPYLLGIVGAFSACLLALTLVEGLLAIGVITVILGFVVHALFPATDTYLLDTLPDSTRGSAYAAFSSAWMLTQALGSSALGAFIERGYSYDAVFASAALFLAATIAVLAVLEWRGRLPS
- a CDS encoding aldehyde dehydrogenase family protein; its protein translation is MTDLPLEPEGGWESLYLAGEWTDTGDRDAIVDENPYTREEIATIPAGTEADVDRAYEAAAEAQDAWSQQPPQARAGVLNAAIEFVDAHREEIAELLAVESGSTQVKSEAELGTARGMMQQAASYPFRMDGQHMDSITPGKENIAERVPVGVVGVISPWNFPLHLSMRAVAPAIAAGNAVVLKPASNTPITGGLLLARIFEEAGVPEGVLSVVPGRGSEIGDAVAGHEVPRVLAFTGSTEIGQRVAEKAAGNCALPALELGGNNVHVVTDEADLDRAVDGGVFGSFLHQGQICISTNRHLVHESIYDDYVDALADRAASLPTGDPTDGDTVIGPIIDESQRDQIVDYVERSVDEGATLETGGDADGLVVEPTVLSDADNGMAAACNEHFGPVAPVIPYSSDEEAIELANDTIHGLSGSVHSEDVEQARRIADGIETGMIHINDQPINDEPHVPFGGMKQSGMGRYNGEQILDELTTTKWISVQHEPREYPF